From Burkholderia sp. WP9, a single genomic window includes:
- a CDS encoding metalloregulator ArsR/SmtB family transcription factor encodes MVKSPVSQLDRTFSALVDPTRRAILARLEREPGLSVTEIARPLPLKLPAVMKHLDVLSDAGLVARTKHGRTVTVELVPGPMEEAMAWLRRYERFWSASLDRLADFVEGNEE; translated from the coding sequence ATGGTGAAGTCTCCAGTCAGTCAACTCGATCGTACGTTTTCCGCCCTCGTGGACCCCACGCGGCGGGCCATCCTCGCGCGTCTCGAGCGCGAGCCCGGTCTGTCGGTCACGGAAATCGCGCGTCCGTTGCCGCTCAAACTGCCCGCCGTCATGAAGCACCTCGACGTGCTGAGCGACGCGGGTCTGGTGGCGCGCACGAAGCATGGCCGAACCGTCACGGTAGAACTGGTCCCCGGGCCGATGGAAGAGGCCATGGCGTGGTTGCGGCGCTATGAACGCTTCTGGTCCGCGAGCCTCGACCGGCTTGCCGATTTTGTGGAGGGTAACGAAGAATGA
- a CDS encoding SRPBCC domain-containing protein produces MIEEKPSLTLVRRIKAPPEKVYAAWTRPALMARWWGPDAGPVLSAEADPRVGGRFRVVFQTLDGETHDCRGEYQEVEADRKLVFTWEWVTLPERRSLVTIRFRPIEEGTELNFTHAQFFDEAARDGHRTGWNGAFEKLEALFAELENAGE; encoded by the coding sequence ATGATCGAGGAAAAGCCCAGCCTGACCCTCGTGCGGCGCATTAAAGCGCCACCCGAAAAAGTCTACGCGGCATGGACGCGGCCGGCGTTGATGGCGCGTTGGTGGGGGCCCGACGCCGGACCGGTGTTGAGTGCCGAAGCGGACCCTCGCGTGGGCGGTCGCTTTCGCGTGGTGTTCCAGACGCTGGATGGCGAAACGCACGACTGCCGCGGTGAGTACCAGGAAGTCGAAGCAGACCGCAAGCTCGTATTCACGTGGGAGTGGGTGACGTTGCCGGAACGCCGGTCGCTGGTCACGATCAGATTTCGGCCGATCGAAGAAGGCACCGAACTGAATTTCACGCACGCGCAGTTCTTCGACGAAGCCGCGCGCGACGGTCATCGCACCGGCTGGAACGGTGCATTCGAGAAGCTGGAAGCACTGTTCGCCGAACTGGAAAACGCGGGCGAATAA
- a CDS encoding glutathione S-transferase family protein: protein MKLYYAETLSPRKACAMAGYLGLPIEYVFVDLRNGEQTRPAYLAINPNGKVPCLVDGDKSIWESDAVICHLAQRAESRLWPRDAQQQIEITRWFSWNNQHLYRHAGSLYFEYLIKPWVGLGEPEPSKVAEAQGFFRKHAAVLNQHLKGRKWLLGDDMSVADFSVGVTLPYAKSAAMPLDEFPEVQRWHDQLNAIDAWRNPFPARPERATANA from the coding sequence ATGAAGCTCTACTATGCTGAAACGCTGTCTCCCAGAAAAGCCTGCGCAATGGCTGGGTACTTAGGGTTGCCAATCGAATACGTCTTTGTCGATCTGCGCAATGGCGAGCAGACGAGGCCCGCCTATCTGGCGATCAATCCGAACGGCAAGGTGCCGTGTCTCGTCGACGGCGATAAGAGCATTTGGGAATCCGATGCGGTTATCTGCCACCTTGCGCAGCGCGCCGAATCCAGACTGTGGCCGCGCGACGCACAGCAGCAGATCGAAATCACGCGCTGGTTCAGCTGGAATAATCAGCACCTATACCGGCACGCGGGTTCGCTTTATTTCGAGTATCTGATCAAGCCGTGGGTCGGACTAGGCGAGCCCGAGCCTTCGAAGGTTGCAGAAGCTCAAGGGTTTTTCCGCAAACATGCCGCCGTGCTGAACCAGCATCTAAAGGGGCGCAAGTGGCTGCTGGGTGATGACATGTCGGTCGCGGATTTCTCCGTGGGCGTCACGCTGCCGTACGCAAAAAGCGCCGCGATGCCGCTTGACGAGTTTCCGGAAGTGCAGCGCTGGCACGATCAGTTGAACGCGATCGATGCATGGCGCAATCCGTTTCCGGCGCGGCCAGAGCGCGCCACAGCGAATGCTTAA
- a CDS encoding aldo/keto reductase, whose amino-acid sequence MALSSKDAARLSGRRRFLHTASSTAIGLSASLALPRLAPAQTPDQSQTESTTPLPRMAQRVIPATGERLPVVGCGTWRTFDVGNDPAARAQIAGVLRILFEAGGSTIDSSPMYGSSEAVAGALLTQLDAHNKAFVATKVWTEGREAGIAQMEESLRRFQQPRIDLMQVHNLLDWRTQLATLRDWKARGRIRYIGITHYTSSAFDEVAAVMRNEKPDFVQVNYAADDRAAETRILPLAAEFGIGVVINQPFGGGGLLARVSKTPLPEWAAEIGCTSWAQILLKFVLAQPAVTVVIPGTGRPQYMADNVRAGSGPLPDKAMCARIVAAVNG is encoded by the coding sequence ATGGCACTTTCGTCGAAAGACGCTGCAAGGCTTTCCGGCAGACGCCGTTTTCTGCACACAGCGAGTAGCACGGCAATCGGCCTGTCGGCTTCGCTTGCTTTGCCGAGGCTGGCCCCGGCGCAAACGCCAGATCAATCTCAAACCGAATCCACGACGCCGTTGCCGCGCATGGCGCAACGCGTGATTCCCGCGACAGGGGAGCGACTGCCTGTGGTCGGCTGCGGCACATGGCGTACCTTCGATGTCGGCAACGATCCCGCCGCTCGCGCACAAATTGCCGGCGTTCTGCGCATTCTGTTCGAGGCCGGCGGTTCGACGATCGATTCTTCGCCGATGTACGGTTCTTCGGAAGCGGTCGCCGGTGCGTTGCTCACGCAACTCGACGCGCACAATAAAGCCTTCGTCGCCACCAAAGTCTGGACCGAAGGACGCGAAGCGGGCATCGCGCAAATGGAAGAATCATTGCGCCGCTTTCAGCAACCGCGCATCGACCTGATGCAGGTGCATAACCTGCTGGACTGGCGCACGCAACTCGCCACATTGCGCGACTGGAAAGCGCGCGGCCGGATTCGCTATATCGGCATTACGCACTACACGTCTAGCGCATTCGATGAAGTGGCGGCCGTCATGCGCAACGAAAAGCCCGACTTCGTACAGGTCAACTACGCGGCGGACGACCGCGCCGCAGAGACGCGCATCTTGCCGCTTGCGGCGGAGTTCGGCATTGGCGTGGTGATCAATCAGCCCTTCGGCGGTGGCGGCCTGCTTGCACGCGTCAGCAAAACGCCGCTGCCTGAGTGGGCTGCGGAAATCGGCTGCACGAGTTGGGCGCAGATTCTGCTGAAGTTCGTGCTCGCGCAGCCGGCGGTGACGGTGGTGATTCCGGGCACCGGGCGTCCGCAATACATGGCGGACAATGTGCGGGCCGGTTCGGGCCCATTACCCGACAAGGCCATGTGCGCGCGAATCGTAGCGGCGGTGAACGGATAG
- a CDS encoding M1 family metallopeptidase — protein MRINFRLQMQCLALAGIAVLAGCGGSDGSSSLASKSGQTPATAPAASEVALTPPAAPVVADTSINKTVPPVELPDTVTPINYKLWFRPNPALSSFDGRADVQIKVQKAVNAITIAGHRVKFTNGTITLQPGNIALIATPQDDGDFYQLRPVSGQIAAGNYSLHMEWSGIINFKTYDDPVAKTGGSCGDDPYPGCSAAEGVFRVDLKSTDGTTSGAILTQGESNLARQWFPGWDEPAFRPTYEVSAEVPQNWNVVSNAAEKPAVNVDAGYKLVSFEKTPPMPSYLLFFGGGQFDILEDDFTSPLPDGKGLHLRIFTPPGMRDWAKPAMQQTKQALDYYYRYTGIPLPLTKFDTIAANDAFKEQKDLNFGGMENWGAILEFADDILPAPGTTMSDYGVTVLTHEAAHQWFGDLVTLDWWDDVWLNESFATFFENKTKVRFFPDRFSWVDDVKNKYAVINADLKSTAFPVQPNFNGWASNDFVLSASAFTYDKGGHVLKMLENYLGEEVMRKGLQSYLADYSLGNVTPKRLWDELAKVSGEPMVAIGDSFVRQTGVPLISLDTQCDLTTNQTVVTLKQAPFPNQNQYPGTQWTIPLTLAYGDGLASRKTLAMKDTQTQVRLNGCSAVLADPSGLDYYVTNYSNNAWSQLLAQGNALKDPVLLTSLQLEAKLLVKNGLADPSRATSIGSLSPAAAPLAHQLMMATPTTQSLRPTIRYQGKLRQKPQAQQAQ, from the coding sequence ATGCGTATAAATTTCCGATTGCAGATGCAGTGCCTCGCACTCGCCGGAATTGCGGTTCTGGCGGGATGCGGCGGCAGCGACGGCTCGTCGTCGTTGGCGAGCAAATCCGGGCAGACACCCGCGACCGCGCCGGCTGCCTCCGAGGTGGCGCTGACCCCGCCCGCCGCGCCGGTCGTTGCGGACACATCGATCAACAAGACGGTGCCACCGGTCGAATTGCCCGACACGGTTACGCCGATCAACTACAAGCTCTGGTTCCGGCCGAATCCCGCGCTGTCTTCGTTCGATGGCCGGGCCGACGTGCAGATCAAGGTGCAGAAGGCGGTCAACGCGATCACCATCGCCGGGCACCGGGTCAAGTTCACGAATGGCACGATCACGCTTCAGCCGGGCAACATTGCGTTGATCGCCACGCCGCAGGACGACGGCGATTTCTACCAGCTTCGCCCCGTGAGCGGGCAGATCGCCGCCGGCAACTACTCGCTGCATATGGAGTGGAGCGGCATCATCAACTTCAAGACTTACGACGATCCGGTCGCGAAGACCGGCGGCAGTTGCGGCGATGATCCCTATCCGGGTTGCTCCGCGGCGGAAGGCGTGTTCCGCGTCGATCTGAAGTCAACGGATGGCACCACGAGCGGCGCGATTCTCACACAAGGCGAATCGAACCTGGCGCGCCAATGGTTCCCCGGCTGGGACGAGCCGGCCTTCCGGCCGACCTACGAGGTGAGCGCGGAAGTGCCGCAAAACTGGAACGTGGTCTCGAATGCGGCGGAGAAGCCCGCGGTCAACGTGGATGCAGGCTACAAGCTGGTGTCGTTCGAAAAGACGCCGCCCATGCCGTCGTATCTGCTGTTTTTCGGCGGCGGCCAGTTCGACATTCTCGAAGACGACTTCACAAGCCCGCTGCCCGACGGCAAAGGTCTGCATCTGCGCATCTTCACACCGCCCGGCATGCGCGATTGGGCCAAACCGGCCATGCAGCAAACCAAGCAGGCGCTCGATTACTACTATCGCTACACCGGCATTCCGTTGCCGCTCACCAAGTTCGACACGATCGCGGCCAACGACGCGTTCAAGGAGCAGAAGGACCTGAACTTCGGCGGCATGGAGAACTGGGGCGCGATTCTCGAATTCGCCGACGATATTCTGCCGGCGCCCGGCACCACCATGTCCGATTACGGCGTGACGGTGCTCACACACGAAGCCGCGCATCAATGGTTCGGCGACCTCGTCACGCTCGACTGGTGGGACGACGTCTGGCTCAACGAATCGTTCGCGACCTTCTTCGAGAACAAGACCAAGGTGCGCTTCTTCCCGGACCGCTTCAGCTGGGTCGACGACGTGAAGAACAAGTACGCCGTGATCAATGCGGATCTGAAGTCCACCGCGTTCCCGGTGCAGCCGAACTTCAACGGCTGGGCTTCGAATGACTTCGTGCTGAGCGCGAGCGCCTTCACGTACGACAAGGGTGGTCACGTGCTGAAGATGCTGGAGAACTATCTCGGCGAAGAAGTCATGCGCAAGGGCTTGCAGTCGTACCTCGCCGACTATTCGCTCGGCAACGTCACGCCGAAGCGTCTGTGGGACGAACTGGCGAAGGTTAGCGGTGAGCCGATGGTGGCGATCGGCGACAGCTTCGTGCGGCAGACCGGCGTGCCTCTGATTTCGCTCGATACGCAATGCGACCTGACGACCAATCAGACCGTGGTCACGCTGAAACAGGCGCCGTTCCCGAACCAGAATCAGTATCCGGGTACGCAGTGGACCATTCCGCTGACGCTCGCGTACGGTGACGGGCTGGCTTCACGCAAGACGCTGGCAATGAAGGACACGCAAACCCAGGTGCGTCTGAACGGCTGTTCCGCGGTGCTCGCCGATCCGAGCGGTCTCGACTACTACGTGACCAACTACAGCAACAATGCATGGAGCCAGCTGCTGGCGCAGGGCAATGCGCTGAAGGATCCGGTGCTGCTGACCAGTCTGCAACTCGAGGCGAAGCTGCTCGTGAAAAACGGTCTGGCGGATCCGTCGCGCGCCACGAGTATCGGCTCGCTGAGTCCGGCGGCCGCGCCGCTTGCGCATCAGTTGATGATGGCAACGCCGACGACGCAGTCGCTGCGTCCGACGATCCGCTATCAAGGCAAGTTGCGGCAGAAGCCACAGGCGCAGCAAGCTCAGTAA
- a CDS encoding metallophosphoesterase has protein sequence MSSDHSFDASRRGALKCLAFGGLGTVFVLSGGILTPVELALAADQKSSAASSGVPLFLQISDSHIGFNKEANPDVAGTLKQTIEYVNAMPVKPALTIHTGDITHLSKPAEFDLAAQLMSGLKITELHTVPGEHDVTDGPGTEYFSRFGKPSDNKGYYSFDHQGVHFVGLVNVMHFKPNGLGGLGDEQLEWLENDLKGRSSSTPIVVFAHMPMWTIYEPWGWGTGDAGQAMTYLKRFGSVTVLNGHIHQIVSKVEGNITFHTARSTAYPQPTAGNGTGPGPLTVASDQLPKMLGVTSIKVTRHPLKATLNDTTLV, from the coding sequence ATGTCGTCAGATCATTCGTTCGACGCGTCGCGTCGCGGCGCGCTGAAGTGTCTTGCATTCGGTGGCCTGGGCACCGTATTCGTTTTGTCCGGCGGGATACTGACGCCGGTGGAACTGGCGCTCGCCGCGGACCAGAAATCGTCCGCGGCTAGCTCCGGCGTGCCGCTTTTCCTGCAGATCAGCGACTCGCACATCGGCTTTAACAAGGAAGCCAACCCGGACGTGGCGGGCACGCTGAAGCAGACCATCGAGTACGTCAACGCGATGCCGGTCAAGCCCGCGCTGACTATTCATACCGGCGATATCACGCACCTTTCCAAACCTGCGGAGTTCGATCTCGCGGCCCAGTTGATGTCCGGTCTGAAGATCACCGAGCTGCATACCGTGCCAGGCGAGCACGACGTGACGGACGGCCCGGGAACGGAATACTTCAGCCGGTTCGGCAAGCCCTCGGACAACAAGGGCTATTACAGCTTCGACCACCAGGGCGTGCACTTCGTCGGCCTCGTCAACGTCATGCACTTCAAGCCGAACGGCCTGGGCGGTCTGGGCGACGAACAGCTCGAGTGGCTCGAAAACGATCTGAAGGGGCGTTCGTCCAGCACACCGATCGTCGTGTTCGCGCATATGCCGATGTGGACGATCTACGAGCCGTGGGGCTGGGGCACCGGCGATGCCGGCCAGGCGATGACCTATCTGAAGCGCTTCGGCTCGGTGACGGTGCTGAACGGCCACATTCATCAGATCGTGTCGAAAGTGGAGGGCAACATCACCTTCCATACGGCGCGCTCGACGGCCTATCCGCAGCCGACGGCCGGCAACGGAACCGGCCCCGGACCTTTGACGGTGGCTAGCGACCAGCTCCCGAAAATGCTTGGGGTCACCAGCATCAAAGTCACGCGGCATCCGCTCAAGGCGACGCTGAACGACACGACACTGGTTTGA
- a CDS encoding cupredoxin family copper-binding protein, whose product MQTKNIRRVFLVMAASSALFAALSGFSVARAETPNAVVIKNFMFSPMELTVKAGSTVTWKNLDGEPHTVVNDAGMFRSAALDQNDTYQFKFDKPGVYKVFCGIHPNMKETITVQ is encoded by the coding sequence ATGCAAACTAAAAACATTCGCCGCGTTTTTCTCGTAATGGCTGCCAGTTCGGCATTGTTTGCGGCATTGTCGGGGTTCTCGGTGGCGCGGGCGGAAACGCCGAACGCGGTCGTCATCAAGAACTTCATGTTCTCGCCGATGGAACTGACGGTCAAAGCCGGCTCGACTGTGACCTGGAAAAACCTCGACGGCGAACCGCATACCGTCGTGAACGACGCGGGCATGTTTCGCTCCGCCGCGCTCGATCAGAACGACACTTACCAGTTCAAGTTCGACAAGCCAGGCGTGTACAAGGTGTTTTGCGGCATCCACCCGAATATGAAGGAAACGATTACCGTGCAGTAA
- a CDS encoding GGDEF domain-containing protein, with product MTRFRRAPAILAGASLVCLLAGLLYLASQIRTIFSDQLKQEYAGLVLEAAGRADSARAMVEVWRQRPGDREAQAQGYRQARAELADRLGALAALVNASPSAAPHMPGSALMADASLSETEALLATVSAYWRTQRDTNGADIRLRVAHVANVLIALAALLFCLLLTALGMYAKRNRQLVGESYEFEYAALHDPLTTLPNRRQLFAVLDDAAANHQAGPAPRKIAVLYVDLDGFKQVNDSHGHRAGDEFLIAVSRRFRESVRKRDVVARIGGDEFAVLIHEFSTADELAEVARRLIACVVATDEQMGLGLVRASIGIASFPDLVGDYQRLVAAADEAMYRVKRSGKNGYAFTAKAD from the coding sequence ATGACCCGGTTCAGGCGGGCGCCCGCCATATTGGCCGGCGCCTCGCTGGTCTGTCTGCTGGCTGGTCTTCTGTATCTCGCCTCGCAGATCAGAACGATCTTCTCCGATCAGTTGAAGCAGGAATACGCCGGGCTCGTGCTCGAAGCGGCAGGGCGCGCGGACAGTGCGCGCGCCATGGTCGAGGTATGGCGGCAACGCCCCGGTGATCGCGAGGCGCAAGCGCAGGGTTACCGGCAGGCACGTGCCGAACTCGCCGATCGCCTCGGGGCGCTCGCGGCATTGGTGAACGCCAGCCCGTCTGCTGCGCCGCACATGCCCGGCTCAGCGTTGATGGCTGACGCCAGTCTGAGCGAGACCGAAGCGCTGCTTGCCACGGTCTCCGCGTATTGGCGGACACAGCGCGATACCAACGGCGCGGACATACGCCTGCGGGTTGCCCACGTCGCGAACGTGCTGATCGCGCTGGCTGCGCTGCTGTTCTGTTTGTTGCTCACCGCGCTCGGCATGTACGCCAAACGCAATCGTCAACTGGTGGGCGAGTCGTACGAATTCGAGTACGCCGCGTTGCACGATCCGCTCACCACGCTGCCGAACCGGCGCCAGCTGTTCGCCGTGCTCGACGATGCAGCGGCGAACCATCAGGCAGGACCGGCGCCTCGCAAAATCGCCGTGCTGTATGTGGATCTGGATGGTTTCAAGCAGGTCAACGACTCGCATGGCCACCGTGCGGGCGACGAATTCCTGATCGCGGTATCGCGGCGTTTTCGCGAGTCGGTGCGCAAACGCGATGTTGTCGCGCGCATTGGCGGCGACGAATTCGCGGTACTGATACACGAATTCTCCACCGCCGACGAACTGGCCGAGGTTGCCCGGCGGCTGATTGCGTGCGTGGTGGCGACCGATGAGCAGATGGGACTCGGGCTGGTGCGCGCGAGTATCGGCATTGCCAGCTTTCCCGACCTCGTCGGCGATTACCAGCGTCTCGTCGCCGCGGCGGACGAGGCGATGTACCGCGTCAAGCGCAGCGGCAAAAACGGTTACGCTTTCACGGCGAAAGCTGACTGA
- a CDS encoding phytochelatin synthase family protein — protein MSRYSMMRAVGRLKQPEWLVAILVAALAACAPVPPAPVQPVAQSVAQSVAQPAVIQPAAQPGNQAGNQPGAQATARTAAGSLPVPPNLVALAQPAGQKRLTGAASNQSYWPLSQYFETQRNEAYCSVATSVMALNALGIRRPESTQYPDFPFFSQDDFFRAIDPQVANAAQVSREGMTLDQLSTALTAFPVAVRKYHAADLSLGQFRDIVRATTAHNDRFVLLNFRRMEIGEAGGGHWSPLGAYDSASDSALLLDVARYKYPAVWVPVAQLYAAALAVDSVSGLSRGIVIIGKRQN, from the coding sequence ATGTCCAGATATTCAATGATGCGCGCCGTAGGGCGCTTGAAGCAGCCGGAGTGGCTCGTCGCCATTCTGGTCGCTGCCTTGGCTGCCTGCGCGCCGGTGCCTCCCGCGCCTGTTCAACCCGTCGCTCAATCCGTCGCTCAATCCGTCGCGCAACCGGCTGTCATTCAACCGGCCGCACAGCCCGGCAATCAGGCCGGCAATCAGCCCGGCGCTCAGGCTACAGCCCGCACGGCCGCAGGGTCGCTGCCGGTCCCGCCAAACCTGGTTGCGCTGGCGCAGCCGGCCGGTCAGAAACGATTGACGGGTGCAGCGTCCAACCAGTCATACTGGCCGCTCTCGCAGTATTTCGAAACCCAGCGTAACGAAGCCTATTGCTCCGTGGCCACGTCGGTCATGGCGCTGAATGCACTGGGCATTCGCCGGCCCGAGTCGACGCAATACCCGGATTTTCCGTTCTTCTCGCAGGACGATTTTTTCCGCGCAATCGATCCGCAGGTCGCCAACGCCGCGCAGGTGTCGAGGGAGGGCATGACGCTCGACCAGCTCAGCACGGCCCTCACTGCATTTCCGGTCGCGGTCAGGAAATATCACGCCGCAGACCTGTCGCTCGGTCAGTTCCGCGATATCGTGCGCGCGACCACGGCGCACAACGACCGCTTCGTGCTGTTGAATTTCCGGCGCATGGAAATCGGCGAAGCGGGTGGCGGACACTGGTCGCCGCTCGGCGCTTACGACTCGGCGAGCGACAGCGCGTTGCTGCTCGATGTGGCGCGCTACAAATATCCGGCCGTCTGGGTGCCGGTCGCGCAGTTGTACGCAGCGGCGCTGGCGGTGGATAGCGTGAGCGGACTGTCGCGCGGCATCGTGATTATCGGCAAGCGGCAGAATTAG
- a CDS encoding DUF1254 domain-containing protein: MYRTRTIAAALLAIALAACQTAPTNDFARAPVAPVTASSADIRSIAKDAYLYGTPMVDSYGIMYAFSVDSTNPQYKGPFNSILNISRVFTPDDTAFVTPNSDTPYSFAGLDLRAEPVVITVPPMDPKRYFVFQLMDLYTFNFAYIGSRTTGNNGGTFLIAGPRWNGQTPNGITQVIRSETDLVNVVGRTQLFNPDDLDNVKQIQAGYKVQTLSAFTGSKPAPTAPPVQWIKPIAPATARTSLEFFNELAFVLQFAPVNPDEAGLRSRFAQIGVVPGKRFDVNALSPEQKAAFQAGMQDGQKAIDDRRASLGGKTDTLFGSREYLKNDYVARATGTQVGIGANSREEALYPVLDKDSAGQPLDGSQRRYVLRFPKGQLPPVNAFWSVTMYALPSQLLVKNPIDRYLINSPMLPQLRKDRDGGLTIYIQAKSPGKGKEANWLPAPDGPFMITMRFYWPKPVLLDGKWKTPVVKRVK; encoded by the coding sequence ATGTACAGAACACGAACTATCGCTGCCGCGCTATTGGCCATCGCCCTCGCCGCCTGCCAGACGGCGCCCACCAACGACTTCGCCAGAGCCCCTGTCGCCCCGGTCACCGCCAGCAGCGCCGACATCCGCTCGATCGCCAAAGACGCCTATCTCTACGGCACGCCAATGGTCGATTCATACGGCATCATGTATGCGTTTTCGGTGGACTCCACCAACCCGCAATACAAAGGCCCGTTCAATTCCATCCTGAACATCTCGCGCGTCTTCACGCCGGACGACACCGCCTTCGTCACACCCAACTCCGATACACCTTACTCGTTCGCCGGCCTCGACCTGCGCGCGGAACCGGTGGTGATCACCGTCCCGCCGATGGACCCGAAGCGCTACTTCGTGTTCCAGTTGATGGACCTCTACACCTTCAACTTCGCGTATATCGGCAGCCGCACGACGGGCAACAACGGCGGCACGTTCCTGATCGCGGGACCACGCTGGAACGGGCAGACGCCCAATGGCATCACGCAGGTCATCCGTTCCGAGACCGATCTCGTGAACGTGGTCGGGCGCACGCAATTGTTCAATCCGGACGACCTCGACAACGTCAAGCAGATTCAAGCGGGCTACAAGGTGCAAACGCTGTCGGCGTTCACCGGCAGCAAACCCGCACCCACCGCGCCGCCAGTGCAGTGGATCAAGCCGATCGCACCGGCCACCGCGCGGACATCGCTCGAGTTCTTCAATGAACTTGCCTTCGTGCTGCAATTCGCGCCGGTCAATCCGGACGAAGCGGGGCTGCGCAGCCGCTTTGCACAGATCGGCGTCGTGCCCGGCAAACGGTTCGATGTCAACGCGCTCTCGCCCGAGCAGAAAGCGGCCTTTCAGGCCGGCATGCAGGATGGTCAGAAGGCGATCGACGACAGGCGCGCTTCACTCGGCGGCAAGACCGACACGCTATTCGGCTCGCGCGAGTATCTGAAGAACGACTACGTGGCGCGCGCCACCGGTACCCAGGTCGGCATCGGCGCGAACTCGCGCGAGGAGGCGTTGTATCCGGTGCTCGACAAGGATTCGGCCGGCCAGCCCCTCGACGGCAGTCAGCGTCGCTACGTGCTGCGGTTTCCGAAGGGACAATTGCCGCCTGTGAATGCGTTCTGGTCGGTGACCATGTACGCGCTGCCCAGTCAGTTGCTCGTGAAGAATCCGATCGATCGCTATCTGATCAATTCGCCCATGCTGCCGCAACTCAGGAAGGATCGCGATGGCGGCCTGACGATCTATATTCAGGCGAAGTCGCCGGGCAAGGGCAAAGAGGCCAACTGGCTGCCTGCGCCGGATGGACCGTTCATGATCACCATGCGCTTCTACTGGCCCAAACCTGTGCTGCTGGACGGCAAGTGGAAGACACCGGTGGTGAAGCGGGTGAAATAG
- a CDS encoding VOC family protein has translation MHSPVLRVARPTNDLHKVTDFYTRGLDFEVLARFENHAGFDGVIVGRRGCPWHIEFTHQHGVTVDRAPTTEHLLVLYLPERDAWCAAVERLEALGAMACESENPYWDRQGKTFEDPDGYRIVLQNSSWVDTSPASSAHTDDSPRMTS, from the coding sequence ATGCATTCGCCCGTTCTCCGGGTCGCCCGCCCCACTAACGACCTGCATAAGGTCACCGATTTCTACACCCGCGGGCTGGACTTCGAAGTCCTCGCGCGCTTCGAGAATCACGCGGGCTTCGATGGCGTCATCGTGGGACGGCGAGGCTGCCCCTGGCACATCGAGTTCACGCATCAACACGGCGTGACCGTGGACCGGGCGCCGACCACCGAGCACCTTCTCGTGCTCTATCTGCCTGAGCGCGATGCATGGTGTGCGGCCGTCGAACGGCTCGAAGCGCTCGGCGCAATGGCCTGCGAATCTGAGAATCCCTATTGGGACCGTCAGGGCAAAACTTTCGAAGATCCGGATGGCTATCGGATCGTTTTGCAGAACAGTTCATGGGTCGACACGTCACCGGCTTCTTCTGCGCATACGGACGATTCGCCACGCATGACGTCATGA